The following are from one region of the Marinomonas sp. CT5 genome:
- a CDS encoding SDR family oxidoreductase: MFSLEGLNALITGGTSGIGLATARRFAAAGAKVAIVGRRDGENLANEINGIFLQADVTDEKQLRACFAEAEKRLGKLDIVMNNAGIENSGPTIAEQSADEFQRILEINVKAVYNGLRFAPLHMNDGGSIINTSSDVSKVGYPGYGQYSATKSAVCSLTRVAAMELVPRKIRVNAICPASIWTEMLTPDHPEVIMTERTSPMSRVGQPEEVAALCHFLAASDCSYITGQSINVDGGLSAGMADHTFERLIKP, translated from the coding sequence ATGTTCTCTCTCGAAGGGTTAAATGCGCTCATTACTGGTGGTACGTCTGGAATTGGCTTGGCGACGGCAAGACGTTTTGCCGCAGCAGGCGCTAAGGTGGCGATTGTTGGTCGCCGTGATGGCGAAAATCTCGCGAATGAAATAAACGGAATATTTCTGCAAGCGGATGTGACCGATGAAAAACAATTGCGCGCATGTTTTGCCGAAGCGGAAAAGCGTCTTGGGAAGCTCGACATTGTTATGAATAATGCCGGAATTGAAAATTCTGGCCCAACGATTGCCGAGCAAAGTGCTGATGAATTTCAACGCATCTTGGAGATTAATGTTAAAGCTGTTTACAACGGCTTGCGCTTTGCACCACTTCATATGAATGATGGTGGCTCAATTATCAATACATCTTCTGACGTTTCTAAAGTGGGCTATCCCGGTTATGGGCAATATTCGGCAACAAAGTCGGCGGTATGCAGCTTAACCCGAGTGGCGGCCATGGAGCTGGTACCGAGAAAGATTCGTGTGAATGCCATTTGCCCTGCTTCAATATGGACTGAAATGCTCACACCAGACCATCCTGAAGTCATAATGACCGAGCGAACTAGCCCCATGAGTAGGGTTGGTCAACCTGAGGAAGTGGCGGCACTGTGTCATTTTTTAGCGGCTTCGGATTGCAGCTATATAACGGGGCAGTCGATAAATGTTGATGGTGGACTATCGGCAGGTATGGCGGATCATACGTTTGAAAGATTAATAAAGCCGTGA
- a CDS encoding helix-turn-helix transcriptional regulator, which translates to MSRTIPPTALTMIGRLSEGLVQLVPKIGSDDFPQLLIEVIKQFVPGDEMTLILFEDKPEVLVSEKNEQIGNQSIDMYLAGAYLLDPFYRASVELTQSQFFTYDELVPDGFRQSEFYKQYLVKIGLEDECGYLIIFPGGQFLHLSIGHGKDSSSRLNLSEQKLLETLTPLIDMLCQQHWGEQLSKPLNRQLDQALANFGSSKLTERECAVIRMVLQGYSPAAIAEKLFISPGTVRVHLRNSYKKLDIGSQVDLHNLFIGALMQFEHYEGGDPLEGFF; encoded by the coding sequence ATGAGCAGAACAATACCCCCAACCGCGTTGACAATGATTGGCCGTTTGTCTGAAGGCTTGGTTCAGCTCGTTCCAAAGATTGGGAGTGACGACTTTCCGCAATTGCTGATTGAAGTGATTAAGCAATTTGTACCAGGAGATGAGATGACGCTAATCCTCTTTGAGGATAAGCCAGAAGTTCTAGTTTCGGAAAAAAACGAGCAGATAGGTAACCAGTCCATTGATATGTATCTTGCGGGTGCCTATTTGCTTGATCCATTTTACCGAGCGAGTGTCGAGCTGACACAAAGCCAATTTTTCACTTATGACGAACTCGTGCCTGATGGCTTTCGTCAAAGTGAATTCTATAAGCAGTATTTGGTTAAGATCGGACTAGAAGATGAATGTGGTTACCTGATTATCTTCCCAGGAGGACAGTTTCTGCATCTGAGCATTGGTCATGGCAAAGATAGTTCGTCTCGTTTAAATCTATCGGAACAGAAACTGCTTGAAACGCTAACGCCTCTCATTGATATGCTCTGCCAACAACATTGGGGCGAACAGCTCTCGAAGCCGCTTAATCGCCAGTTGGACCAGGCATTGGCCAATTTTGGTTCTTCAAAACTGACCGAGCGGGAGTGTGCGGTGATTCGAATGGTATTGCAGGGGTATTCTCCTGCCGCCATTGCGGAAAAACTGTTTATTTCGCCGGGAACAGTAAGGGTTCATTTGCGCAACAGCTACAAAAAGCTTGATATCGGTTCTCAAGTTGATCTGCATAATCTCTTCATCGGTGCTTTGATGCAATTTGAACACTATGAAGGTGGAGACCCGCTAGAGGGTTTTTTCTGA